Below is a window of uncultured Sphaerochaeta sp. DNA.
GATGAGTCCACGGCAGTATAAACAGCTGTGGACCACCCCAAAAGAAGATTAGACCACTACACCCTTCTTTAAAATGATGTTTGCGTACAGTGCTGTCTCTCCGGTAGCAACAATGGCATATGCCTTCTTACTCCGTTCATAAAAGGCAAAGCGTTCAAGACGGGTAAAGCCTTTAAATGCAGGATCTCCGTCCTTGCAGGTACCCTCATAGATATCCCAGATAGGGGTTTCGACGGTGTCCCCAGGGGTTGTATCCATCAGGAACGCGTTCTCTGCATAGGTATCAAGAGGGAACAGCTGCAAGATCGCTTTCAGCACCTCATCTGCCCCATGTCCATCCAAGCGGACCACCCGGTCATTCATGGATGCAGCAGGGAAATTTCCATCTCCGATCACGATCTCATCGCCATGGCCCATTTCCATGAGAATCTTCAATAGTTCAGGGCTGAGGAT
It encodes the following:
- the fucU gene encoding L-fucose mutarotase, encoding MLKTIPSILSPELLKILMEMGHGDEIVIGDGNFPAASMNDRVVRLDGHGADEVLKAILQLFPLDTYAENAFLMDTTPGDTVETPIWDIYEGTCKDGDPAFKGFTRLERFAFYERSKKAYAIVATGETALYANIILKKGVVV